From the Maridesulfovibrio bastinii DSM 16055 genome, one window contains:
- a CDS encoding peptidylprolyl isomerase — protein sequence MLCASVASADLSSKVYVKMTTSDGPIVLELDKDKAPVTVENFLRYVNEGHYDGTIFHRVIKDFMIQGGNMDRNMRGKDTYAPIKNEARNGLYNDKYTIAMARTSDPNSATDQFFINVADNVALNFKSETRQGWGYAVFGKVIGGKSVVDKISKVVTFTKGPYNDVPVKPVIIMKVEELKK from the coding sequence ATGCTTTGTGCTTCGGTTGCCAGTGCTGACCTTTCGTCCAAAGTTTATGTTAAGATGACTACATCTGATGGCCCCATCGTGCTTGAGCTTGATAAGGATAAAGCTCCTGTAACTGTGGAAAATTTTCTGCGTTACGTTAACGAAGGACACTATGATGGAACTATTTTTCATCGCGTAATCAAAGATTTCATGATTCAGGGCGGCAACATGGATCGTAATATGAGAGGAAAAGATACCTACGCTCCGATTAAAAATGAGGCTCGCAACGGTCTTTATAACGATAAATATACCATTGCCATGGCCCGCACCAGTGATCCAAACTCAGCAACAGATCAGTTTTTTATTAACGTAGCTGACAATGTTGCTTTGAATTTTAAGTCAGAGACCCGTCAGGGTTGGGGATATGCCGTATTCGGCAAGGTTATCGGCGGTAAATCCGTGGTTGATAAAATCTCTAAGGTTGTCACCTTCACAAAGGGCCCTTACAATGATGTACCTGTTAAGCCGGTCATCATAATGAAAGTAGAAGAGCTTAAAAAATAG
- the rsmG gene encoding 16S rRNA (guanine(527)-N(7))-methyltransferase RsmG — translation MVENLVTARDVVVAARKSGRELSGDISLDSGFQAEVDQARVLAIYIALLVKWNKSMNLVGPKKWQEIFSTLIVDSLYLADFLNDLDIPDEPLVLDLGAGAGLPGIPLRCVWQNGEYVLVESRQKRSIFMRTALNAMGLPRTSVFNGRAENLDENMLPADVIVSRAFMPWPELLDFVKPMLSSEGRIVVLSNDPAPSAKKLIEHGFELETSMHYDSGMKTHFFWSAMPAI, via the coding sequence ATGGTGGAAAATTTAGTCACTGCCCGTGATGTTGTTGTGGCAGCGCGTAAATCCGGTCGCGAGCTTAGTGGGGATATCTCACTTGATTCAGGATTTCAGGCGGAAGTGGATCAGGCCCGTGTGCTGGCCATTTATATAGCTCTGCTTGTGAAATGGAATAAATCCATGAATCTTGTCGGACCGAAAAAATGGCAGGAAATTTTTTCAACTCTGATAGTGGACAGTCTTTACCTTGCTGACTTTCTGAACGATCTTGATATTCCGGATGAGCCACTTGTTCTTGATCTTGGCGCAGGAGCCGGGCTTCCGGGAATCCCCTTGCGCTGTGTCTGGCAGAATGGTGAATATGTGCTTGTTGAATCCAGACAGAAAAGATCTATTTTCATGAGAACGGCCCTGAATGCTATGGGGCTGCCAAGAACAAGCGTATTTAACGGGCGAGCTGAGAATCTGGACGAAAACATGCTTCCCGCAGATGTTATTGTGAGCAGGGCTTTTATGCCCTGGCCTGAACTGCTTGATTTTGTAAAGCCCATGCTTTCAAGTGAAGGCAGGATAGTTGTACTTTCTAACGATCCTGCACCTTCAGCAAAAAAGCTTATTGAGCACGGGTTTGAGCTTGAAACATCCATGCATTATGATTCAGGAATGAAAACTCATTTTTTCTGGTCAGCCATGCCGGCCATCTGA
- a CDS encoding 23S rRNA (pseudouridine(1915)-N(3))-methyltransferase RlmH, which translates to MSMIRFIWVGKLKEPFFRDAAAHYAKKLGRFHKIEEIIIKDAPGKLPPEEKSLREGKAILEKLGPRDMPICLDEKGKEMTSVQLSKQLRKWTEEPNLTPCFIIGGPFGLSEEIKQAARFKISLSKMTLPHELARTVLLEQLYRAASILIGSPYHHV; encoded by the coding sequence ATGAGCATGATCAGGTTTATCTGGGTGGGAAAACTGAAAGAACCGTTTTTTCGCGACGCCGCAGCACACTATGCTAAAAAATTGGGAAGATTCCATAAGATTGAGGAAATTATAATCAAAGACGCTCCGGGAAAACTTCCTCCTGAAGAGAAATCACTTCGCGAAGGGAAAGCCATACTGGAAAAACTCGGCCCCCGTGATATGCCTATCTGCCTTGACGAAAAGGGCAAAGAAATGACCTCGGTCCAACTTTCAAAACAGCTTAGAAAATGGACTGAAGAGCCTAATCTGACACCATGTTTCATTATAGGTGGACCATTCGGGCTTTCTGAAGAAATAAAACAGGCCGCCAGATTTAAAATCTCGCTCAGTAAAATGACCCTGCCGCATGAACTTGCCAGAACCGTTCTGCTTGAGCAATTATACAGGGCTGCTTCGATTCTGATCGGATCACCGTACCATCACGTTTAA
- a CDS encoding metallophosphoesterase family protein: MGETPKFWIAFGDIHQSAALVSRIPEIDQAEGIIITGDLTNLSPDGAVEKVWETVASANPNILAQRGNMDRENVNSFLDGKNANLHCSVHEIFPGIKLMGVGCSMTTPFATPGEVSDSQLAQWLDETYATAGDYKQLVLAVHDTPKDSKLDVINGGAHVGSAAIRAFIEKVQPSVVICGHIHEASGTDYIGNSKIINPGMLSEGGYVLLTETDGNIEATLKKV, translated from the coding sequence ATGGGAGAAACACCAAAATTCTGGATTGCATTCGGGGACATTCATCAAAGTGCAGCGCTGGTCTCCAGAATACCTGAAATAGATCAGGCCGAAGGAATAATTATTACCGGTGACCTTACCAACCTTTCACCTGACGGGGCTGTTGAAAAAGTATGGGAAACCGTAGCGTCAGCAAATCCTAACATCCTTGCACAGCGCGGAAATATGGACAGGGAGAATGTTAATTCTTTTCTGGATGGTAAAAATGCCAATCTCCATTGTTCTGTCCATGAAATTTTTCCCGGAATAAAGCTCATGGGAGTAGGATGTTCCATGACGACTCCATTTGCTACTCCCGGTGAAGTCAGCGACAGCCAGCTGGCGCAATGGCTCGATGAAACATACGCAACAGCTGGTGATTATAAACAACTGGTGCTGGCGGTACATGACACTCCTAAAGACTCCAAGCTTGATGTCATAAACGGCGGAGCACATGTGGGCAGTGCAGCCATAAGAGCTTTTATCGAGAAAGTGCAGCCTTCCGTAGTTATCTGCGGACATATCCATGAGGCTTCAGGAACCGACTATATAGGTAACAGCAAAATAATTAATCCCGGAATGCTTTCAGAAGGCGGTTATGTCCTCCTCACTGAAACAGACGGAAACATAGAAGCAACTCTGAAAAAGGTTTAA
- a CDS encoding LysE family translocator: protein MFNYDLAHWSTFLLAAFLLNISPGPDLVFILSHTVKGGKRNGTAAMLGIWTGAFGHVLFAALGLSAIVAASATAFSIVKWVGVTYLCWLGIKAVFSDGGHLLIDKDSSEDSFSSVFKQGVFIDLLNPKVATFFLAFLPQFVVQGAGPVWAQLLFHGTLIIVTAAFVEPFLIFAGDRMTGKLRESRKLRVWLDRALGGILIALGVRLAAMER, encoded by the coding sequence ATGTTTAATTATGACCTTGCTCATTGGTCCACGTTTTTGCTCGCAGCTTTTTTACTGAACATATCGCCGGGACCGGATCTGGTTTTTATTTTAAGTCATACGGTTAAAGGCGGAAAACGTAATGGAACCGCAGCAATGCTTGGTATATGGACCGGCGCTTTCGGGCATGTACTCTTTGCCGCTTTAGGTCTTTCTGCCATCGTTGCCGCATCTGCAACAGCTTTCAGCATCGTTAAATGGGTCGGTGTGACGTATCTCTGCTGGCTTGGAATAAAAGCTGTTTTTTCAGATGGAGGTCACCTTCTTATCGATAAGGACAGCTCTGAAGATAGTTTTAGTTCTGTTTTCAAGCAGGGTGTTTTCATTGACCTTTTAAATCCCAAGGTCGCAACTTTTTTTCTGGCTTTTCTGCCTCAGTTTGTTGTGCAGGGAGCCGGACCTGTCTGGGCGCAGCTCCTTTTTCATGGAACATTGATTATTGTAACTGCAGCTTTTGTTGAGCCGTTTCTGATTTTTGCTGGAGACCGGATGACCGGAAAGCTGCGTGAAAGCCGTAAGCTGAGGGTCTGGTTGGACAGAGCTCTTGGTGGAATTCTCATTGCTCTGGGAGTTCGGCTTGCAGCTATGGAACGCTGA
- a CDS encoding 5-formyltetrahydrofolate cyclo-ligase has protein sequence MNKEKLRKKLLCERAGLSSQQAFDKSESVVNSVKKLKAWAEAAEVLLYWPVRNEVDVRPLARSLWERGARVLLPCCRSDSPGEMDIGIVRAESDLVDGAYSIKEPDRSSCEFPQYVSPDIIIVPGVGFDRHGFRIGFGGGYYDRFLSRPEIATCLIVGVCYDFQIIESVPVENWDKPVHALCTEGETIWPR, from the coding sequence ATGAACAAAGAGAAGCTTAGAAAAAAACTCCTATGTGAAAGAGCCGGGCTTAGCAGTCAGCAGGCTTTTGATAAAAGTGAATCTGTTGTCAATTCTGTAAAAAAATTAAAAGCATGGGCTGAAGCCGCAGAAGTTTTGCTATACTGGCCGGTGAGAAACGAGGTTGATGTAAGGCCGCTGGCACGGTCTCTTTGGGAACGCGGTGCCAGAGTCCTTCTTCCCTGCTGTAGGTCTGATAGTCCCGGAGAGATGGATATAGGTATAGTCAGGGCTGAAAGTGACCTTGTAGACGGAGCTTATTCTATCAAGGAACCTGACCGCAGCAGCTGTGAGTTCCCACAGTATGTGTCACCTGATATCATTATTGTTCCGGGAGTCGGTTTTGACAGGCATGGCTTTAGAATAGGGTTCGGCGGAGGATATTATGACCGCTTTTTATCCCGCCCGGAGATTGCTACATGCCTGATAGTCGGCGTATGCTATGATTTTCAGATAATTGAATCGGTCCCTGTAGAGAACTGGGACAAGCCGGTGCATGCTTTATGCACTGAAGGGGAGACCATATGGCCCAGATAA
- a CDS encoding polyphenol oxidase family protein, producing MAQINYIPFSFPGLEDIYCAFSTRVSGACKAPYDKGDLSYETGADAFDVRANRTALAAALGISSWKECRQVHGSNIVFEPDSALPEDKGTEEGDGLATSRKGLGLVIKTADCQPILLAHSGAGFVAALHNGWRGNSMAFPTSGVKEICEHYGVEPHELMAVRGPSLSPAFAEFINFEDDFGPGFEKYYDQQSKTVDLWKLTRHQLVAAGLKRKNIYSLDLCTYAMKETFFSYRRAKDTGRQMSIIWKR from the coding sequence ATGGCCCAGATAAATTATATTCCTTTTTCTTTTCCTGGTTTGGAGGATATTTATTGTGCCTTTTCCACCAGAGTAAGCGGAGCCTGTAAGGCTCCTTATGATAAAGGTGATCTATCCTACGAAACCGGGGCTGATGCTTTTGATGTGAGGGCTAATAGAACGGCTCTGGCTGCTGCTCTGGGTATAAGCTCATGGAAAGAATGCCGGCAGGTGCATGGCAGTAATATTGTTTTTGAACCGGACTCAGCCCTTCCTGAAGACAAAGGAACAGAAGAGGGAGATGGTCTTGCCACATCCAGAAAAGGTCTGGGACTGGTGATCAAAACAGCTGACTGCCAGCCAATTCTTCTGGCCCATAGCGGTGCCGGGTTTGTTGCAGCGCTACACAACGGCTGGAGAGGGAACAGCATGGCTTTTCCAACCTCAGGGGTTAAGGAAATCTGCGAACATTACGGGGTTGAACCCCATGAACTGATGGCTGTTCGCGGGCCTAGTCTTAGTCCTGCTTTTGCTGAATTTATCAATTTTGAGGATGACTTCGGTCCCGGATTTGAAAAATACTATGACCAGCAGAGCAAAACAGTTGATCTTTGGAAACTGACAAGACATCAGCTGGTTGCAGCCGGACTAAAGCGTAAGAATATTTATTCGCTGGATCTGTGCACCTATGCAATGAAAGAAACATTTTTTTCTTATCGCAGGGCAAAAGACACCGGCAGACAGATGTCTATAATCTGGAAGCGTTAA
- a CDS encoding glycosyltransferase family 9 protein, whose product MRDITKITPKRILVCQLRQIGDVVLSTPSIILLHRKFPFAEIDVLTESKCAEVFDNNPDVSKVWAINKKELSNPFKALMFYRKVGRSGYDLIVDFQQLPRCRWVVLFSNAPVKLSYTPPWYNRFLYTNWGPRPADGYAGGFKAGELSPLGIEWHGEKPMIYVSEAERDRGREILESLGVSENEPVITVDAAHRRYTRRWPAKYFGELLKLISQKRPDIRFYLIYGPGEKDVALEVMASAGIGNKCVMLDKHGNLREMAALIERAVLHIGNCSAPRHFAVGVDTPSLVTPGSSNSSWTFPDEKHCEVVTPGLDCHPCGSEKCARGDLSCLNDLKPEDVLPEALRMLELSENKKS is encoded by the coding sequence ATGCGTGACATTACAAAGATTACTCCAAAGCGTATTTTGGTCTGTCAGCTTCGGCAGATAGGAGATGTTGTATTATCAACACCTTCAATAATTTTACTCCACAGAAAATTTCCCTTTGCCGAGATTGATGTACTCACAGAGTCTAAGTGCGCGGAAGTGTTTGATAATAATCCGGACGTTTCAAAAGTCTGGGCTATAAATAAAAAAGAACTGTCAAATCCTTTTAAGGCCTTGATGTTTTATAGAAAGGTGGGCCGTTCAGGGTATGACCTTATTGTTGATTTCCAGCAGCTTCCACGTTGTCGGTGGGTTGTGTTGTTCAGCAATGCTCCGGTGAAACTTTCCTATACTCCGCCATGGTATAACAGGTTTTTGTATACAAACTGGGGGCCAAGGCCGGCAGACGGTTATGCCGGAGGATTCAAGGCTGGAGAACTAAGCCCTCTCGGGATTGAATGGCATGGCGAAAAGCCTATGATCTATGTCAGCGAGGCAGAGCGGGACAGAGGCCGTGAGATTCTGGAGAGTCTTGGAGTTTCTGAAAATGAGCCTGTAATAACTGTTGATGCTGCGCATAGAAGATATACCAGAAGGTGGCCGGCAAAATATTTTGGAGAACTCCTGAAGCTTATTTCGCAGAAGCGCCCTGATATCAGGTTCTATCTGATTTATGGTCCGGGTGAAAAAGATGTTGCTTTGGAAGTTATGGCCTCGGCTGGAATCGGCAACAAATGTGTTATGCTGGATAAGCATGGGAACTTACGGGAAATGGCTGCGCTGATAGAAAGAGCTGTGCTTCATATCGGTAACTGTTCAGCTCCGCGTCATTTTGCTGTGGGTGTTGATACTCCTTCTTTAGTGACTCCGGGATCATCAAACAGCTCCTGGACTTTTCCAGATGAAAAACATTGTGAAGTTGTGACTCCCGGCCTTGATTGTCATCCATGTGGTTCTGAAAAATGTGCCAGAGGTGATCTGTCCTGCCTTAATGATTTGAAGCCGGAAGATGTCCTTCCTGAAGCATTGAGAATGCTTGAGTTATCAGAAAATAAAAAATCCTGA
- a CDS encoding sigma-54-dependent transcriptional regulator has translation MANVLIVDDDADLCELLVTLAVHLGHSGDYATSLKQGLCMLREERYDVVFLDVVLPDGNGLDAIPEIHTLTNAPEIIIITGKGDVEGAELAITSGVWDYVSKPASSEQYLLHMRRVLQFRTEKNASNPKLAHHNIVGNSKPIMRCMDQAAKAAESLVGVLFLGETGTGKELFARAVHDNSDRRTGPFVVVDCAAIPSTLVESTLFGHERGAFTSADKAKTGLVAEADGGTLFLDEVGELPLAMQKTFLRVIQEHTFRPVGGTEELQSDFRLVAATNRDLEALVQAGRFRQDLLYRLQGFVIELPSLRQRGDDLKRLAKYYLNKLAADFGIPPKEVSDDFINALYAYSWPGNVRELFNVLDQVFTSNVEASEFLPIHLPVRLRITAAQVSVHEAQKNRPVFRVIPGSGTKPRTSECSKKFVATVCDPVFQDDIPTLKDFREEFISKAEQSYLKNLLESVDGNMNKAAKYSGLSASRLYALLRKYGIKKKF, from the coding sequence ATGGCAAATGTACTGATAGTCGATGATGATGCCGATCTTTGCGAACTGCTGGTAACTCTTGCTGTACACCTCGGGCATAGCGGAGATTATGCGACAAGCCTCAAGCAGGGATTGTGCATGCTCCGTGAGGAAAGATATGATGTTGTCTTTCTGGATGTTGTTCTCCCTGATGGTAATGGTCTTGATGCCATTCCTGAAATTCATACGCTTACCAATGCTCCAGAAATTATAATCATTACCGGCAAAGGCGATGTTGAAGGTGCTGAACTGGCCATTACCAGCGGTGTCTGGGATTATGTGAGCAAGCCGGCAAGCTCTGAACAGTATCTGCTGCATATGCGCCGTGTATTGCAGTTCAGAACTGAGAAGAACGCTTCAAATCCTAAACTTGCACACCATAATATTGTCGGAAATTCCAAACCAATTATGCGTTGCATGGATCAGGCAGCCAAAGCGGCAGAGAGCCTTGTTGGTGTGCTTTTTCTCGGTGAAACAGGCACGGGTAAAGAGCTTTTTGCAAGAGCAGTGCATGATAACAGTGACCGCAGGACAGGTCCGTTTGTTGTTGTAGATTGTGCAGCTATTCCATCAACTCTTGTTGAAAGTACACTCTTCGGTCATGAGCGGGGAGCTTTCACAAGTGCTGACAAGGCAAAGACAGGACTTGTTGCAGAAGCTGATGGCGGTACCCTTTTTCTAGATGAAGTTGGTGAACTTCCACTTGCCATGCAAAAGACTTTTCTGAGGGTGATTCAGGAGCATACATTTCGTCCTGTAGGTGGAACCGAAGAGTTGCAAAGTGATTTCAGGCTGGTTGCAGCGACGAACAGAGATCTTGAGGCTCTTGTTCAGGCCGGACGCTTCAGACAGGATTTATTGTATAGATTGCAAGGCTTCGTTATTGAGCTTCCATCGTTAAGACAGAGGGGAGATGACCTAAAAAGGCTGGCAAAATATTACCTGAATAAGCTTGCTGCTGATTTCGGAATACCACCTAAAGAAGTTTCAGATGATTTTATTAATGCCCTTTATGCTTATAGCTGGCCGGGAAATGTAAGAGAGCTTTTTAATGTCCTTGATCAGGTTTTTACTTCTAATGTTGAAGCTTCAGAGTTTCTGCCAATCCATCTTCCGGTCAGATTAAGAATTACCGCTGCTCAGGTTTCCGTACACGAAGCTCAGAAGAACAGACCTGTTTTTAGAGTCATACCCGGTTCAGGTACTAAGCCTCGCACCAGTGAGTGCTCTAAAAAGTTTGTTGCAACTGTCTGTGATCCTGTTTTTCAGGACGATATTCCAACTCTTAAGGATTTTCGCGAAGAATTTATTTCCAAAGCAGAACAAAGTTATCTTAAAAATCTTCTGGAATCCGTTGATGGTAATATGAATAAGGCTGCTAAGTATTCAGGCCTTTCAGCTTCAAGATTGTATGCGCTTTTAAGAAAGTACGGAATTAAGAAAAAATTTTAA
- a CDS encoding redox-sensing transcriptional repressor Rex yields the protein MDRDGQKVKTQNIPKATIKRLAVYIQVLTDLMRDGVEVISSEKLAKACSVNPSQIRKDLAYFGEFGVRGVGYYVHELISSIKQSLGVDRVWGCALVGVGNLGRALLRHKEFALRGFSIRAAFDCDPYKIGEIVSGLEVVCTRQLKGRVDELGLEIGIITTPPERAQRAANYLVEGGIKGIVNFAHSRIQVPKTVPVEYVDFTHHFYSVAFKINSAD from the coding sequence ATCGACCGAGATGGACAGAAAGTGAAAACCCAGAATATCCCAAAGGCAACTATCAAAAGGCTTGCCGTCTACATTCAGGTACTTACAGACCTCATGAGAGACGGAGTTGAGGTCATCTCCTCTGAAAAACTTGCCAAGGCCTGTTCAGTAAACCCTTCACAGATCAGAAAGGATCTGGCCTACTTCGGTGAATTTGGTGTCCGTGGCGTCGGATATTATGTTCATGAACTGATTTCTTCAATCAAGCAGTCATTAGGAGTAGACAGAGTTTGGGGTTGTGCGCTGGTAGGCGTCGGCAACCTTGGTCGCGCATTGTTGCGGCACAAAGAATTTGCACTTAGAGGCTTTTCAATCAGAGCGGCTTTTGACTGCGACCCATACAAAATTGGTGAAATAGTTTCCGGTCTGGAAGTAGTCTGCACAAGGCAGTTAAAAGGCCGTGTAGATGAACTTGGACTTGAAATAGGAATTATCACCACTCCACCTGAAAGAGCCCAGAGAGCTGCAAACTATCTGGTAGAGGGTGGCATCAAGGGTATAGTCAATTTCGCACATTCACGTATTCAGGTTCCAAAAACTGTGCCTGTAGAATACGTTGACTTTACCCATCATTTCTATTCGGTTGCGTTCAAAATTAATTCCGCTGATTAG
- the atpE gene encoding ATP synthase F0 subunit C, with product MRKALLIVLNTMALVLAAGAAFAGVDPVVASSTATATAIGMAIAAAGCGIGQGLGLKAACEGTARNPEAGGKITVTLILGLAFVESLAIYALVVNLILLFANPLVG from the coding sequence ATGCGTAAAGCTCTGCTTATCGTTCTGAACACCATGGCTCTCGTACTTGCTGCCGGTGCTGCTTTTGCAGGCGTTGATCCGGTTGTTGCTTCTTCTACCGCTACTGCTACCGCTATCGGTATGGCTATTGCTGCTGCAGGTTGTGGTATTGGTCAGGGTCTCGGCCTGAAGGCTGCTTGTGAAGGCACCGCTCGTAACCCTGAAGCTGGTGGTAAAATCACCGTTACTCTTATTCTTGGTCTGGCATTCGTAGAATCTCTGGCCATTTACGCTCTTGTTGTTAACCTCATCCTTCTCTTCGCTAACCCCCTGGTTGGCTAA
- the atpB gene encoding F0F1 ATP synthase subunit A: MAGALPHPLLFMTELNDILGTHIPNHVLYTWAAMGILFICGSLVYRNLSLVPGGIQNLFEIIIGGLEDFVVSNIGEGGRKVFPFMCTLFVFILTMNLMGLVPGCDAPTANVNTNAAMAVCVFLYYNYIGIKIHGAGYIKHFMGPVPFLVPLMLPIELVSHLARPLSLTLRLFGNIRGEEIVLVLLFMLAPVFSTLPMYFLFMLAKVIQAFIFFMLTMIYLKGSLEHAH; encoded by the coding sequence ATGGCTGGTGCATTACCACATCCACTTTTGTTCATGACTGAGCTCAATGACATACTGGGAACTCACATTCCCAACCATGTTCTTTATACTTGGGCTGCCATGGGCATTCTGTTCATTTGCGGTTCACTCGTATACAGAAATCTCAGTCTCGTTCCTGGAGGTATACAAAACCTCTTTGAGATAATAATCGGGGGACTTGAAGATTTTGTTGTCAGCAATATAGGTGAAGGCGGACGTAAAGTCTTTCCCTTCATGTGTACTCTGTTTGTTTTTATTCTTACTATGAACCTCATGGGTCTTGTACCTGGTTGCGACGCTCCTACTGCGAACGTCAACACAAACGCAGCAATGGCTGTATGTGTTTTCCTTTATTACAACTACATAGGTATCAAAATTCACGGGGCTGGTTACATCAAACATTTTATGGGTCCGGTTCCATTTCTGGTCCCTTTGATGCTGCCTATCGAACTGGTTTCACATCTCGCCCGTCCGCTTTCGCTTACTCTGCGTCTGTTCGGTAACATCCGCGGTGAAGAAATCGTTCTGGTGCTGCTCTTCATGCTGGCACCTGTTTTCTCAACCCTGCCCATGTACTTCCTGTTCATGCTGGCAAAGGTTATTCAGGCCTTCATTTTCTTCATGCTTACCATGATTTATCTGAAAGGCTCTCTCGAACACGCTCATTAG
- a CDS encoding ATP synthase subunit I: MKTNQKIESFLRRRGFTHPDIRCLVRNQLYLALGACVFAVMATGSAQWTNILTPWAMAFAAGTLLISINFWSLAKFGQHLVYMRKGAVTSLLIRFYLRLILTGVALYGLIAYCNLPIVAILAGLSTVVVNAIFWGVAGLRQKVKEA; this comes from the coding sequence ATGAAAACAAACCAGAAGATTGAATCATTCCTCCGCAGGAGAGGCTTCACCCATCCGGACATCCGTTGCCTTGTACGGAACCAGCTGTACCTGGCTTTAGGGGCTTGTGTTTTTGCAGTAATGGCCACCGGGTCAGCCCAATGGACTAATATCCTGACCCCATGGGCAATGGCTTTTGCCGCCGGAACGCTCCTGATTTCCATCAATTTCTGGTCGCTGGCTAAATTCGGTCAGCATCTGGTGTATATGCGCAAGGGCGCAGTTACGTCCTTGCTTATTCGCTTTTACTTAAGGCTTATTCTTACCGGTGTGGCTCTTTACGGTCTGATTGCATACTGCAACCTGCCAATAGTAGCCATCCTTGCAGGACTCAGCACGGTAGTAGTGAATGCGATATTTTGGGGCGTAGCCGGACTACGGCAAAAAGTGAAGGAGGCATAA
- a CDS encoding AtpZ/AtpI family protein, with protein MIPFKGNKEVLDLVGNAATVGLHLVCATFIGMAFGWYLDEKLGTKPWLLLVFLCIGIAAGFKNVYEEAKRIQRSQGNDSRDNNADENKPED; from the coding sequence ATGATTCCTTTCAAAGGAAATAAAGAAGTGCTTGACTTGGTCGGCAACGCAGCGACGGTCGGGTTGCACTTGGTCTGCGCCACCTTCATCGGGATGGCCTTTGGCTGGTATCTCGATGAGAAGCTTGGGACAAAGCCTTGGCTTCTGTTGGTTTTCCTGTGTATTGGAATTGCGGCAGGCTTCAAGAATGTTTACGAAGAAGCTAAACGCATACAGCGAAGTCAGGGGAATGACTCGCGGGACAATAACGCCGATGAAAACAAACCAGAAGATTGA